From a region of the Sulfoacidibacillus ferrooxidans genome:
- a CDS encoding HutD family protein yields MMTHNLLDDESIEWIRKRDYHTNIWAGGETTQIAIYPRDSEYTSRSFIWRLSYATVTADQSTFTPLPGIRRKLLILEGAMSLTHEHHHHKHLTPFAQDEFDGSWTTHSKGQARDFNLMMSSNCFGRLAALDLQKNPQTVHLSDDQHRSYGIRTDAFFCVHDAASVSVSGISTPQLPIATQHFQLEKNDTLLITQNINRRSHVHTVRLHALEPSFSTIIHATMYY; encoded by the coding sequence ATGATGACTCATAACTTGTTAGATGACGAATCCATAGAATGGATTCGCAAAAGGGACTACCACACAAACATATGGGCTGGAGGCGAGACTACTCAGATAGCTATATATCCAAGAGATAGTGAGTATACATCACGATCGTTTATATGGAGGCTGAGCTATGCAACAGTCACAGCAGATCAATCTACCTTCACTCCCCTACCTGGAATTCGCAGAAAACTACTGATACTAGAAGGAGCAATGTCTCTTACACATGAACATCATCACCACAAACATTTGACGCCGTTCGCACAAGATGAGTTTGACGGATCGTGGACTACGCATAGTAAAGGACAAGCTCGCGACTTCAATTTGATGATGTCATCAAATTGTTTCGGTAGACTAGCCGCTCTGGATCTACAGAAAAATCCACAGACAGTACACTTATCAGATGATCAACATCGTTCGTATGGAATACGGACAGATGCATTTTTCTGCGTCCATGACGCTGCTTCTGTTTCCGTGAGTGGAATATCTACACCACAACTACCCATAGCTACTCAACATTTTCAATTAGAAAAAAATGATACTCTTCTCATTACACAAAATATCAATCGTCGTTCACACGTACATACTGTGCGCTTACATGCTCTAGAACCATCTTTTTCGACGATCATCCATGCCACCATGTATTACTAA
- a CDS encoding polysaccharide deacetylase family protein: MRYVTTTCVFILAVFMFLTPFSSAKTQVKPLYVTFDDGPSLQYTPPILDILRKEHCKATFFILGYRALECPPIIRREIREGHQIGSHGYDHQNLALANATTIQEQIRKADDAIIRAGGIRPLYYRPPYGALDSQKNAIIQQCGHPIKRWDVDSLDWKATTKESIISLVEKQVKPGSVILFHDGITQSQFTALALPIIIRDLRKQGFVFRVLPPR, encoded by the coding sequence ATGCGGTATGTTACTACTACATGTGTCTTTATTCTTGCGGTTTTTATGTTCTTAACACCTTTTAGCAGTGCTAAAACACAGGTAAAACCGCTCTATGTAACTTTTGACGATGGTCCTTCTTTACAATACACCCCTCCTATTTTAGATATTCTGCGTAAAGAACATTGCAAAGCTACTTTTTTTATTTTAGGCTATCGTGCACTTGAATGCCCACCCATCATTCGACGTGAAATTCGGGAAGGTCATCAGATAGGAAGTCATGGATATGACCACCAGAATCTTGCCCTCGCCAATGCAACGACGATTCAAGAACAAATACGTAAAGCAGATGATGCAATTATTCGCGCAGGCGGTATCCGTCCTCTCTATTATCGACCACCTTATGGAGCGCTCGATTCACAAAAAAACGCCATCATTCAACAATGTGGTCATCCCATTAAACGTTGGGATGTAGATTCATTAGATTGGAAAGCCACAACAAAAGAATCGATTATCTCTCTCGTAGAAAAACAAGTAAAACCAGGTTCAGTCATCCTATTTCACGATGGCATTACACAAAGTCAGTTCACCGCACTTGCACTTCCCATTATTATTCGCGATTTGCGTAAACAAGGATTTGTCTTTCGTGTTCTTCCTCCTAGATAG
- a CDS encoding APC family permease — MHTGLKKDLSFLDLTMASVGGIIGSGWLFGALYAAQDAGPASIVSWIIGGIAVLFIGLVYSELGGMLPESGSIVRYPHYSHGHVTSFIMGWAAWIAYSSVPAVEAEGVMQYASHWFPQLWNSHTNLLTGFGLTCAAILMFGFFLVNYFGVRYFAKVNTTITFVKFIMPTLTIIIFLFTGLHWGNLTSAGGFAPEGSSGILVAVATSGVVFAYLGFRQALDLAGEARNPQRDVPLALLISIVVGVVLYVLLQLVFVAGVSPSALSHGWPSVSFNAPFAQLAVSLNLGWMAVLLYADAIISPAGTGNVYIASTTRVLYALANNGYFPRALAKVDQRTGVPYVALISAFILGLIFLLPFPSWQSLVGLVSSATVFTYIIGPVSLTVLRKTASDAIRPYRLAGASIISPLAFVIGSLIIYWTGWAIDSKLLIALLIGIILYGIFSLLLPSEIERPSGQSFKSGIWLILYLLVMLFFSYAGSTKLGELKNWIAYPWDMVIVAMTSLVFFYVGVQSGYRTKDVEEALEAVEQSRQERTALL; from the coding sequence ATGCATACTGGATTAAAAAAAGATCTATCATTTCTTGACTTAACGATGGCTTCTGTAGGAGGAATTATCGGCTCTGGATGGTTGTTTGGGGCACTCTATGCGGCCCAAGATGCTGGACCTGCTTCGATTGTGTCTTGGATCATTGGGGGAATTGCAGTTCTCTTTATAGGATTGGTATATTCTGAGTTAGGGGGTATGCTCCCGGAGTCTGGTTCAATTGTGCGTTATCCTCATTATAGCCATGGACACGTAACAAGTTTTATCATGGGGTGGGCGGCGTGGATTGCCTATTCCTCTGTGCCAGCAGTGGAGGCGGAAGGTGTGATGCAATATGCATCGCATTGGTTTCCACAACTTTGGAACTCGCATACCAATCTCTTGACAGGTTTTGGTCTTACCTGTGCGGCCATTTTAATGTTTGGATTTTTCTTAGTGAACTATTTTGGTGTGCGTTACTTTGCAAAGGTCAATACAACGATTACCTTTGTGAAATTTATCATGCCAACGCTAACAATTATTATCTTTTTGTTTACAGGATTGCATTGGGGTAACCTTACTTCTGCTGGTGGGTTTGCTCCTGAAGGTAGCTCTGGTATTTTAGTTGCGGTAGCAACATCAGGAGTCGTGTTCGCTTATTTAGGATTTCGCCAAGCGCTTGATTTAGCTGGGGAAGCACGTAATCCGCAACGAGATGTACCTCTTGCGTTACTCATTTCTATTGTTGTTGGAGTCGTTTTGTATGTTCTCTTACAATTAGTCTTTGTTGCCGGTGTTAGTCCGTCAGCACTTTCTCATGGATGGCCAAGCGTGTCATTTAACGCACCATTTGCACAATTGGCTGTCAGCTTAAATTTAGGGTGGATGGCAGTTCTGTTATATGCAGATGCCATTATTTCACCTGCAGGAACTGGGAATGTTTACATTGCCTCTACGACAAGAGTTTTATATGCATTGGCTAATAACGGGTACTTTCCACGTGCTTTAGCAAAGGTTGATCAACGCACAGGTGTACCATATGTAGCGCTTATTTCAGCTTTTATTTTAGGATTAATTTTCTTGTTACCATTTCCCTCATGGCAATCTCTAGTCGGATTAGTGTCATCTGCAACAGTCTTTACGTATATCATTGGACCGGTATCACTTACTGTGCTGCGTAAAACAGCAAGTGATGCAATCAGGCCATACCGCCTAGCAGGAGCGAGTATTATTTCTCCGCTTGCCTTTGTTATTGGATCGTTAATCATTTATTGGACTGGTTGGGCCATTGATTCTAAGCTATTGATTGCACTTCTTATTGGCATCATTTTGTATGGGATTTTTTCATTGTTGCTGCCAAGTGAAATCGAACGTCCAAGTGGTCAATCGTTCAAAAGTGGGATTTGGCTAATTCTATATTTACTTGTCATGCTTTTCTTTTCATATGCTGGATCAACTAAACTTGGCGAGTTGAAAAATTGGATTGCTTATCCATGGGACATGGTGATTGTCGCCATGACTTCACTTGTATTTTTTTACGTTGGCGTACAGAGTGGGTATCGTACAAAAGACGTAGAAGAGGCTCTAGAAGCGGTTGAACAATCGCGTCAAGAGCGCACGGCATTACTGTAA
- a CDS encoding class III extradiol dioxygenase subunit B-like domain-containing protein — protein MNPFVFACITPHGSEIIEELAKPYPELMKKTRLSMESLGASMKQSNPDTIIVLTPHGTRIDEQFAIVNCEHMFGEMEDYGAKISMDRKVDRMLAGAIADHAKKKGLPVATLGFATSEGPLSCMPLDWGVVVPLYFMPETSIVVITPSRSLSFEDHLLFGSAMAEAVAQSGKRVGLIASCDWSHAHDETGPYGFHEAARQLDEQVVTLLHTAHLEGMMQFEPEFIEHAKPDGIWQALMLAGAIAPNERKVEFLSYEVPTYFGLMCCAFH, from the coding sequence TTGAATCCATTTGTTTTTGCTTGTATCACCCCTCATGGATCAGAAATCATTGAGGAATTGGCTAAGCCGTACCCGGAACTCATGAAAAAAACGCGTCTTAGTATGGAGAGTTTAGGCGCCTCGATGAAACAGTCCAACCCGGATACGATCATTGTACTTACACCACATGGTACACGGATTGATGAACAATTTGCCATAGTTAATTGTGAACATATGTTTGGCGAAATGGAGGATTACGGAGCAAAGATATCCATGGACAGAAAAGTAGATCGGATGCTTGCAGGCGCTATCGCAGATCATGCAAAGAAAAAAGGACTTCCGGTAGCTACTTTAGGCTTTGCTACGAGTGAAGGACCGTTATCCTGTATGCCACTAGACTGGGGTGTCGTAGTACCACTTTATTTCATGCCAGAAACGTCTATTGTCGTGATTACTCCATCGCGATCACTTAGTTTTGAAGATCACTTACTATTTGGATCTGCAATGGCTGAAGCTGTTGCACAGTCTGGTAAACGTGTTGGTCTTATTGCTAGTTGCGATTGGTCTCACGCTCATGACGAAACAGGACCGTATGGATTTCATGAAGCGGCAAGACAATTGGATGAGCAAGTAGTTACACTTTTACACACTGCACATTTGGAGGGAATGATGCAGTTTGAGCCTGAGTTTATTGAACATGCTAAACCAGACGGTATTTGGCAAGCATTAATGCTAGCTGGGGCGATCGCTCCCAATGAGCGCAAGGTAGAGTTCCTTTCCTATGAAGTGCCCACTTACTTTGGCCTCATGTGTTGTGCGTTTCATTAA
- a CDS encoding FUSC family protein produces MKKKKRMSYINSLLRLDMGQITWRQALRNALGISLPLIAGVLCGHILYGLGGAVGALVAGFASMTGTYRKRLRTMLLTAVWMSVATFIGAATGNILWFAVFVMMISGFIAGLLVAVSPEAAQIGLLSTNSLILIANFPETPLHAFYQGLLVAAGALIQIILMMIDNAVRPSPTEASDVATVFKALSAYAKARTRDADVLVARSFLIANSSLKDSSLKTSYWYHLSHLLDIAERLRLDIVALDGAFFMHREHGTHAERVSHIELYQHLIRTVLQQVSEILAKVSPIIKKNALVDPSFADSVSQLQKLISTTMISTLDHEDRAQELKERLNDLISRLLDMSNFITSGQPSLEITMTTKEMPTLRRSTLSVIHDVSSTLKANVTLRSSAFRHAIRLSGTLTVAVLLYRFLHLPRGYWIPLTALIILKPDFFTTFSRGSARILGTLLGVAFTTLFMIFIPDSHHLLGLSLVVLFAWALYTTINFNYTIYTTLLTAEVVVLLSFFEQSAPLATAMDRLIDTAIGGILAFVAYAIWPTWQRRNVPESFNRLIVAEQKYFHAVFHLDSNTSKYRKNTRLARTNTVTVVEQALAEPVQLKLPVVNIMGLLTGLHRFADTLVALEANSDTILAPYIEQPDVQHFIAATEAALNSLEQLLVARMIATTNTQFNTIETSVQLKEIEDAIHVHTNHIPPALEEIFVRLASNIGTMNRMLSSIE; encoded by the coding sequence TTGAAAAAGAAAAAAAGAATGAGCTACATAAACTCGTTACTTCGGTTAGACATGGGACAAATCACATGGCGTCAGGCATTGCGCAATGCTTTAGGAATCTCGCTGCCTCTCATCGCAGGAGTGCTATGTGGGCATATCCTTTACGGACTAGGGGGGGCGGTAGGTGCTCTCGTAGCAGGTTTTGCATCCATGACAGGCACCTATCGCAAACGTCTGCGCACGATGCTATTAACAGCTGTTTGGATGAGCGTGGCCACATTTATTGGTGCGGCCACAGGCAATATTTTATGGTTTGCAGTATTTGTCATGATGATCAGTGGATTCATCGCTGGATTATTAGTCGCTGTAAGTCCTGAAGCTGCACAAATTGGGCTGCTCTCTACAAACTCCCTCATTCTGATTGCAAACTTTCCCGAAACACCACTGCATGCATTCTATCAAGGACTACTTGTAGCAGCAGGAGCGCTGATCCAAATCATCCTTATGATGATTGATAATGCAGTGCGTCCATCTCCAACTGAAGCTTCTGACGTAGCTACTGTCTTTAAGGCATTATCCGCCTATGCCAAAGCTCGTACACGCGATGCAGATGTACTTGTTGCAAGGTCATTCCTCATAGCCAATTCATCATTAAAAGATTCTTCTCTGAAAACAAGTTATTGGTATCACTTGTCTCATCTTCTAGATATAGCAGAACGCTTACGCCTCGATATTGTAGCTTTAGATGGAGCTTTTTTTATGCATAGAGAACATGGCACCCATGCCGAACGTGTAAGTCATATTGAACTCTACCAACATCTTATTCGCACTGTTTTGCAGCAGGTGAGTGAGATTCTTGCAAAAGTCAGCCCCATTATCAAGAAGAATGCACTCGTTGATCCGTCTTTTGCGGACTCTGTATCTCAGTTACAAAAGCTTATTTCCACTACTATGATCTCTACGCTAGACCATGAGGATCGAGCACAAGAACTAAAAGAACGTCTAAACGACCTCATAAGCCGTTTACTTGACATGAGTAACTTTATTACTTCCGGTCAACCTTCACTTGAGATAACAATGACAACAAAAGAAATGCCTACACTGAGAAGGTCTACTTTATCTGTCATCCATGACGTGTCCTCTACTTTAAAAGCCAATGTAACACTGCGCTCATCTGCTTTTCGACATGCCATCAGACTTTCAGGAACACTTACAGTAGCTGTATTGCTTTACCGTTTCTTACACTTACCGCGCGGTTACTGGATCCCACTAACCGCTCTCATTATTTTAAAGCCTGATTTTTTCACAACGTTTAGTCGAGGATCTGCAAGGATTCTCGGCACTCTTTTAGGTGTAGCTTTCACAACTCTATTCATGATATTTATTCCTGACTCTCACCATCTACTTGGACTTTCACTTGTCGTACTTTTTGCGTGGGCACTCTATACGACCATTAATTTCAACTATACAATTTATACCACTTTATTAACGGCTGAAGTAGTTGTACTGCTATCATTTTTCGAACAAAGCGCACCACTTGCTACGGCAATGGATCGTCTGATCGATACAGCAATTGGCGGCATATTAGCATTTGTTGCATATGCAATATGGCCGACATGGCAACGAAGAAATGTTCCGGAAAGTTTTAACCGGCTCATTGTTGCAGAACAGAAATACTTTCATGCAGTATTTCATCTCGATTCTAATACATCGAAGTACCGCAAAAATACACGTTTAGCCCGCACGAATACGGTAACCGTTGTAGAACAAGCACTGGCAGAACCAGTGCAACTCAAACTACCTGTTGTCAATATCATGGGGCTTCTCACTGGATTACATCGTTTTGCAGACACACTAGTTGCCTTAGAAGCAAATTCTGATACGATACTGGCACCATATATAGAGCAACCTGATGTACAACATTTTATTGCGGCTACTGAAGCCGCATTAAATAGCTTGGAACAATTATTGGTCGCACGAATGATAGCTACAACAAACACACAATTCAATACTATAGAGACCTCTGTACAGTTGAAAGAAATAGAAGATGCTATACATGTCCATACGAACCATATACCACCTGCACTAGAAGAGATATTTGTTAGACTTGCAAGTAACATTGGCACTATGAATCGCATGCTAAGTTCTATCGAATAG